ATAGTGAGTcctttttttaaatgctaattgCACCCACTGAATTGATACTGCAACCCATGGTTTGAAAAACACTGAAGATTAcaaatctttgttttaatttcttttcttttttttagatttttaatttcttttctttcttttcttttttttaatttatttctttaatttcttttctttcaacccCTCTCCCAGCAACAGAGGACCTCCCCGTCTTAATTTCTAAGGCTAGGAAAAGCCTTATTTATTTACCCtggagtaaataaataaatacccttACTTATTTACCCTAAATAAAGATACCCTTATCTTTATTTACCCTGGAGAAGCAAGGCAGAATCCTTTACTGTATCAGGGAGTGAGAGGACCAGAGTTCTAGCTGCAGCTAAAGGGTTTTAAGGTGAAACGTGGCCCCAGCAACAGTGATGTAGGAAGGGAAAATGGGTTCCTACACCAGTGAGGTAAGTTGGAGACTCTTTTTTTAGGGAATTTACTTCCAAATCAAGATAAAATTAGTTCTTGACCTCCAAACAGTCTAATCTAGACTTCCGCCCATTGATTACCTTGAATACAACTTGCCATACATGGATTTTTATCTCTAGCTATAAGAAGTGTAGTcctcacatttttaaatttcaaaactttGTTCAACTTTGAGGCTACGAAATCGTTTACCCTGCTGTTTGTGTGCAGTAGGTCCCCCCTTATCCAACAGGGATGCCTTCCCAAGACCTtaagtggatgcctgaaaccacagagtaccaaaccctatatatacatactatgttttttcctatatgcACATACCTGTGTAACATTTGATTTATAAACAAGACagagtaagagattaacaataataaaatagaacacttatgacaatatactgtaataaaagttaggTGAACGTGGTCTTACTCTCAAATATCTTTTTATACTGTACTATATCCACCTGCATTTGGACTATGGTTGACTGAAAGGAGCTGGAAATGATAGAAAGTGAAACTGCAGATAAGGGAGGGGGGCtactgtaatttaaaataatatcagtAGTACTAACCAGAAGTCTAATCAATATGCTAAGACTAGTGAAGTGTATCATTTCTGtatgtttgatttgtttttcttttctaacttaatttatttgaaaaagtaatGTGTATGTATGactcaaaatttatttaaaaaaataaataagaatatacaGTGAAaactgcctccctccttccctgtcccCCTAAGTCAACCCGTTTTATAAGTGTATAGCATACCATTATATAGCTGTACCAGCCTCATGCTAattcaataattataaaatacagaaGTTACTTTGTACTTGTGCACATATTTCTACAGGATCAATTCTACAAGAAGATTGTAGAAATGTAAGAGTACATGGGCTTATAACTGTGATAGCTCTTAGAGGGCAGTTTATGCTCTCACAGCTAAATATGAGAGTTCTTTTCCCCACTCTTACTACCATTGTTATAAGGTTTTTGTTCTTTGACAGTCTTATAGGTGGAAAATAATAGGTCAGTTCCCATGAAAATAGGAATTTCCATCTTCAGAGCCATTTGTATATTTACTTTGATGTTAGCTGTTTCTTTCACCCTTTtattgggtttttgttgttttgatttgtagGGGAGAgatgtgtgcgtgcgtgtgtgtgtatgtgtgtgtaagaaagtgagaaaatgttataaatattttaggttttttttactttgtttttggtGACTTGTGCCATGTAGCAACTTAAAAAATACAGGCTAATATATCATAATACGGCTTCTGAATTTTATGTCACTCTGAGATTATAaattctatgatttttaaaaatatctttgagttttcaaataaaaactcAATTTAAAGTACCCAAAAAAACTAATACCTTCGTCACCTGCAAAATTACAAAACaagattgttttttctcctttagttCGTGTCACCTTTTAAAAACTATCTATTCGAGTAGTCCCCAATGTTAGAATGTATTTGTAGTTGAGAAATCATGTTAGTTGTTTGGAACTCAGAATATGTGTTCCTATAGAAACAATGTTATGATTGGTGAGCTTCCCTATAATCCCTAATCTGAGTTTAGGGTACTATAATCAAAAGATTTAGGGAAGTGAAGAAATAGTTTCCTCTATCTTTATTGACAGTGGCTTAAACAGGGTGGGCGGCTGGgggcgatggctcacacctgtaatcccagcactgtgggaggccaaggcaggtggatcaccttgaggtcaggagttcgagaccagcctggcaaacatggtgaaaatctgtctctactaaaaatatattttaaaaattacccgggagtgatggtgggcacctgtaacccagctactcgggaggctgaggcaggaaaattgcttgaacctaggagacagaggttgcaatgagccgatgtggtgccactgcactctagcctgggcggcaaagtgagactccatctcaaaaaacaacaacaaaaaaaaaccccagggTTGGCTTTCCTGTCTTCCTGTTACTTTTTTCCCTGATCTGCAAAACCTAATAAGCACATGACCCTTTTGGGTGTAGACCAGGCCTGTGTCCCAAGAGTGGCCCATGCTCAAACCATTTGTCTTATCTGTACCCAATGAACCATGCATTAAACACCTATTTATTAATACCAACCATAGGCTAGGTAGTGTTCTGTGGACCCTCAATCATATTTCCTTAGTTAATAACATACCTATTAGGTATTTAACAGAAAATATTCTACTAAGGATGTGACTGGCAGTTGCTTATAGTATCAGAAGTGTTTGATTAAGGGATTTTTACgtcgttttcttttttctcttttgtttctgtttttctttttttttcttttatttattttcaattttctaatgGTCAATATTAGTAAGGAATGAAAGGGACCAACCCTAGACCCTTACACTAATTCTACCTTTGTCCTTAATGCAATTTGCCCGTGTTTTTCTGCAGAATAACGTCTGTCTTTTGTTAGGAATGTAATTGTGGCTGACTGCCTTCTTGCCACCTTGTCAAGTTGTAGCCCACTGTGAACTTACATATCCAAATAATAACTCCCCTAAGTATAGAGTATGACCAGTTCTGTATTCATATACCCCTTTCAGAATTTCTTAAGCATCAATAGAAAGTGATCTCAATTCTGTACACCAAACCGTTCCTGCTGTGCTgaatgagggaatctcctggACATTTAGCCTGTATAAATGATAAGTAGATGTGGAAGTTTCGTTGTTCTCTCTGGTCTTCTAACTGATTTTTCTACTGTGGAACAAAAGCAGATACAGGCTGAAACTTCTAATCTGAAAATTTGAAATCCTAAATGCTCAAAAACCCTCCGATTTTGTTTTGGAGCTCCAAAATCTGAGGCTTTTTGAGCACCAGCATAGTGCTCAAAGAAAATActcactggagcatttcagattttcagattgggGATGCTCAGCTGGCAGGTATAATGCAAATACTCCAAAATCTCAAACATTCCTGGTCCCATGTGTTTTTGGATAGGGGATAACTCAACCTGTGTAGTCAACACCTAGTGGCTTGCGAATGCTTTGGAAGGGCAAACAAACGAGTCCCACTTTGTGCAAAAAAGTGATCAGATCATGTGCTTTCTTAGAAAgcattggccaggcgtggtggctcacctgtaatgcagcactttgggaggctgaggcgggcagattacaaggtcaggagttcaagaccagcctgaccaacgtggtgaaatcctgtctgtactaaaaatacaaaaaattatctgggcgtggtggtgcacgcctgtagttccagctacttgggtgactggggcaggaggaacctgggaggtggaggttgcagtgagccgagatcgcatcactgcattccagcctgggtgacagagcaagactgtctcaaaaaaaaaaaaaaaaaaaaaaaaacctcatctgACTAAAGTGGTATAgagaatattaatttattaaggacaaaaaaggaagggaatatttaagaaaaagacatGCTCAGATTGTGACACTTAGCTTCAGTAGCACCTagcttctccttttttttttttttttttttttttttttaagatggagtttcactcttgttgcccaggctggagtgcacaatctcggctcactgcagcctctgtctcccgggttcaagcaattcttctgcctcagcctcccaaggagctgggattatagcaccTAGCTTTATTTTGATGAACTAAGAATAGTATGATATATTCATGAGAACACATCTATCCTGGCAAGCTCAAGTTAGGGTCTTTGAAAAGTATAACCCCAGAGTTTTATGCCTTGATGTGTACTTGACATTTTAAGTTACAGTTTGAAACCCTCTAATCTTAACATAGTTGGCACTAGTAATCTGTgattactcaaaaaaaaaaaaaaaaaaaaaaagttggttaaAGTGGGGCATTATGTAAAGTTATACATATGTGTCttagatgttttattttaacttaaatataCTTAGGATTTGTCAAGGCCTTTTGTTTCAAATTGTGTCTGTCAATCAGAGCAGTCCTTGAGTAAAACCATACCCAGCACCCACATTCCATACAATCTGCAGTATCTGTTTCTTTTAAATGGAGCAGGACTTTACAACGATTACAAAATCATTCTATGTTACTTTTTTTTATCCCAGCCCTTTATAGCTGTCTCACCTATTCATAATTCAATAGcagcttttttctttaagatgctCTTTAAGATACTCGTcttttttgcattgatgtttcATTAGTTTATGCAATAATTCAGATAATTCAGTTACTAGCATGAGTACACCTAGCACAAACAACATGGGAATAAACAAAACTGATCATAGCAGGCCTAGAATTGAACTGGTGGGAGCAGAAGTGAGATGACCTACTAGCCATGAGCACAGTGTTTTTGTCATCAATTGAGTTTTACAGAGGAAAGAGTAATGTTAAGAGAAGTCAGTTTAAGAACTTCTGTAAGATAATTGTGAAAATTGAGGTTCTTGGACTAGCAAAAAGACCATAGATTTTAGGTCAAACTAGGTTTacttctggctctgccacttcctagcttTGTGAAAAACTCTAAAACTTACCCATAACCAGATACTTAGCTTAAAAGGTGCATTCTGTGATTTGTCTTTATATATATCATTGAAGTACATGTTGATTCttatgaaatgttttctttctaacaggTTGTAAAATTAAAGCACTGAGAGCCAAGACAAACACGTACATCAAGACTCCTGTTCGTGGTGAAGAGCCCATTTTTGTTGTCACTGGAAGGAAAGAAGATGTTGCCATGGCCAAAAGAGAGATCCTCTCAGCTGCAGAGCACTTCTCCATGATTCGTGCATCTCGAAACAAAAATGGGCCTGCCCTGGGAGGATTGTCATGTAGTCCTAATCTGCCCGGTCAAACCACCGTCCAAGTCAGGGTCCCTTATCGTGTGGTAGGATTAGTGGTTGGACCCAAAGGAGCAACTATTAAAAGAATTCAGCAGCAGACCCACACTTACATAGTAACTCCGAGCAGAGATAAGGAACCTGTCTTTGAAGTGACAGGGATGCCTGAAAATGTCGACCGAGCACgggaagaaatagaaatgcaTATTGCCATGCGTACAGGAAACTATATAGAGCTTAATGAAGAGAATGATTTCCATTACAATGGTACCGATGTAAGCTTTGAAGGTGGCACTCTTGGCTCTGCGTGGCTCTCCTCCAATCCTGTTCCTCCTAGCCGCGCGAGAATGATATCCAATTATCGAAATGATAGTTCCAGTTCTCTAGGAAGTGGCTCCACAGATTCCTACTTTGGAAGCAACAGGCTGGCTGACTTTAGTCCAACAAGCCCATTTAGTACAGGAAACTTCTGGTTTGGAGATACACTACCATCTGTAGGCTCAGAAGAACTTGCAGTTGACTCTCCTGCCTTTGACTCTTTACCAACATCTGCTCAAACTATCTGGACTCCATTTGAACCAGTTAACCCACTCTCTGGCTTTGGGAGTGATCCTTCTGGTAACATGAAGACTCAGCGCAGAGGAAGTCAGCCATCTACTCCTCGTCTGTCTCCTACATTTCCTGAGAGCATAGAACACCCACTTGCTCGGAGGGTTAGGAGCGACCCACCTAGTACAGGCAACCATGTTGGCCTTCCAATATACATCCCTGCTTTTTCTAATGGTACCAATAGTTACTCCTCTTCCAATGGTGGTTCCACCTCTAGCTCACCTCCAGAATCAAGACGAAAGCACGACTGTGTGATTTGCTTTGAGAATGAGGTTATTGCTGCCCTAGTTCCATGTGGCCACAACCTCTTCTGCATGGAATGTGCCAACAAGATCTGTGAAAAGAGAACGCCATCATGTCCAGTTTGCCAGACAGCTGTTACTCAGGCAATCCAAATTCACtcttaactatatatatatacataaatactaTATCTCTATATGGACTCGTAAAGGCATGGGTATAATGGTACCCCCCAGTAAACTTCCTAATGATTTCTTATGACTGTTATCAGGCTTTATTGGGATTAGGCTAAAGTTGTTAGTAAACTTATAAAAGGCTGCTATGGTAACACTAAACCTAAGTGGTCTCTTGTCTATTAGTTTGGTTTGAATTATTAATACTATCCTGTAGACCCAGAGACATAGTTTATATAAGAATTGCTAAAGCTGAAGTTCAACTTGGCTGAGTGAAGATAATCATAGGTTGTGTGAGCCTATGAGAAAAGTGTATACGTCTAAGATTTCAAAACAGTGGGTCCCAAAGCCTAACCACTTTAAGAGTTTATGGAGGGTACTTGGCATTACAGACGATTCATACACTTCCAGTGCTGCCTTCTTTACACTGCCAGTTTTGACAaaacaggtttgtttgttttttattttacaacaaCTTATGCCTAATTCTGCAGGATTGCAAGTAACTTTTTAATGCATTGTGATTACTTATTGGTAATAATAGGGCTGATGGCAGTTTACTAGATCACTGGTTATAATTTGGGACAAAAACTGCTACATCGACTTTCATCTCGCCCAGAGTTCTCAAGGCTGGTATGATCAGTGGATCAGGAATGCTGAATTCCTGCCCATTGCCTGTCTTGGTGAATGTGGAAATGGCCACCTTGGTTTTCCCATATCAGGAAGGGCTTTGGGATGGCACCTATATTGGCTAACAATTGAGGATGCGAACATTCCATTCATTAGTGTGCTCGAGCTGTTAGTTTTTAGACTATAGATCAAAATGTGAAACATTTTATGTTCAATCCATATTTGTCTTgcacattataaatatatttttattttttagtaatttaggggagggaggaaggggaaagggataATGATGCCCTTGGCATAATTCATAAAAGCAGCTGTGACAACCTCCAATCAGTTTACTTCATTTCAAAAACTATTTCCAATCACAAggaaagatttatttaaaatacactcGTACATTTCACCTGTGGATGTCTATAACTTCATCCTCAGTATGTTCCCAAATCTGTGCTGGCATTGAAAGGACAAAACATTATACTGGTGGGTTTTTCTACTAATTATTTTTTGAAGCATTATTTTCCCAACACAAAAGAGCTTTTTTCTCGGTATAATGAAAATTGAAATCCTATGTGTATTCAATAGTAAAtagacaaattttattttttatttccacttGAAGAGTTACATTTCTTATAAAAGTTTACAAATAAcggtttttattttgattttttcagtATAAAAAAAGTTGCCTTGATGGCATATTATGATGTAATGCTAATTGCTTGTAGGATAGTAAATGTCAGTATTGAAACCTAATCTCTAGCTGCCGTCTTGTAGATATGAACGAATGTTCACCAagcatgtattttgtattttgttgcaTTGTACACTGCAACTAATAAGCCAAGGAATCGACATATATTAGGTGCGTGTACTGTTTCTAAAAACCACAAACTAAGAATGATAAATTATCAATATAGTTTAGTATTTGCTAATTTTACTACATTCTTTTGTTATGTATATGTAGGGAAGTCATAGGGATTATAAATTCAATTTGAGTAAAATTTAAAACcatatattttatgataaagGGCCTTTAACTTAAGATGGCCAAAGCACTGATATTATATATTTGCTGTAAAGAGAATtataagagttttatttttctgatattaaaaGTTACTTAATAAAGACTTGTTTCCATTAACTTGAATGTATTCTCCTTGGTGTGTTTCATATAATCATCAGTTTATACTAGAAGATTAGTTAACagaattgaaaattttcttttatagacTCCCTGTTCCCCAACCAGCTATCTCTGCTCACTCTTGTagttattttgtgtatgtgtgctcTTGGTTTTGAGTGTGTCGCTTGTGTTCCTGTCCAagtttagttttttctttaaatgagtgTTACATTACAGTAAATTGGAAATTTGGCTGGTTGTAGATTTAATTGCATATTTGTGTAGTTGACCACAAACCACTAGTGATCTAATTGTGAATAGTAAGTGACTTTCTTTTATACATCGCTACTTGAAATCCTGATTTCAACTTAAATTCTACTTGGTTTGCATCCTTTGTTTatggatttttgtctttttatcacCAAATCTGTAAAACAAGTTCTTTTCTAATACAAAAGCACCAGTTTACCTTTCAAGAAAAACTACCTTCTGAAAAGTTGACagaaatatttctccatttatgaAATTGATTTGATACAGATTGAAGTAaatcattgactttttttttttttttttttttttttttttgagagtctcgctctgttgcccaggctggagtgcagtggcgcgatctcagctcactgcaagctccgtctcccggattcacgccattctcctgccgtagcctcctgagtagctgggactacaggcgcccgccaccatgcccggctaattttttttgtattttagtagagacggggtttcactgtgttagccaggatggtctcgatctcctgaccttgtgatccgcccgtctcggcctcccaaagtgctgggattacaggcgtgagccaccgcgcccggctgacattgttttaaaaagcaagaataaaggcatttctaagataattttaaagaaactaaaattctattcttttttttttttttttttttgagatggagtctcgttctgtcacccagcctggagtgcagtagctcaatctcgactcactgcaacctctgcccctcaggttcaaatcagcctcccgagtagctgggattacaggcacacaccaccacgcccagctaataatttttgtatttttagtagagatggggtttcaccatgttggccaggctggtctcaaattcctgacgctaagtgatccgcccaccttgacctcccaaagtgctgggactacaggcgcaagccactgtgccttTCCTCTATTTATTCTTAATACTTAGACGTATCACATATCCATTCCAAGACTTCACTGTGGGTTTTGGACAAATTCTTAGGCTGTGGTAGACTTGCAAACATAGATTCAATGATGGGCAAGATCATCGTTCTAGAATTGTTGGGCAGAGTTACTTTGTCAACTTTAGGATTAGCCCCCGGAAGTATTAGTCTAATTACTCGGTTGTGTTACAGTATTTGTACAATTCCTGTTTAGATTGGATAacttgtgaaatgaattaactttTACCTAATGCTAGGTCAAAATCTTTCAGGGGGCCTTGAAAATAATCTCTATTTTAGAAGCTTTCCTTGTCCCAGAGTAAGCCAAAACTTGTCGGGAAGTAATGTTAGCAAAACTGATAAGCACTTACTCTGGTTCTAAGTCGGGATCTGCCTTTCCCTGTGTGCCTGTGTTAATTTTCTTGCTTACTGAAGTATTGGGGAAGAGAGACTTCAGGAAATCTGTGGGCCTGTGTTACAGGAAATAGCCATACCACACTGGATAATCTGCAATGTGAATAACCAAGAATTAGGCAAACCTATTGGGAGACCTTTACATTATTCCATTTTCACAACTGGAAAGGTGGATGCTAAACTGAAAACATTAGGTTTGGCTAGCTGCTCAAGTTATTGTAGTGTTCTATAATTCTTCCTATAAAAGACTTTATCAAAAGAATCCCATTGCAAAGTAGACTTTTAGCAAGAATGGAGGCTAGAATAATTAGGTTTAAAAAAACAGGTATAAAATAGGGgtattaaatgtgtttttacaGATTGTTCAGTGAATCTGGTAGCCCAAAACCAGACACTGGTTCTCATTCTGCTACCTGCCCCTTCTATCCCTTAAATTTCTACTTTTCTCATTCTAAAACTGTGAACATCTTTTCCTTGTCAGTATACTTCTACAATGTAATTTAATGGTAGCAGTAATATTCTCTCTTCTGGCTATCCCATAACTTAACCATTTGCTCTTAGTGACTAATCGAAGTAACTATGGGCAGTGGAGCCCTGATGAAATATAGGGAAGGACATTGAGAAGCCTCAGGAGGAGATTCAATTTAGTAAAGATTTAAAATAGCTGTTCTCTTTAAAGTGGCATACCTTCCCCCTTGGGTACATCAGAGCAACTCTTCCTATTAAGTTTCTTCAGCTGATTATAAGTAATAATTGAGAATTGTGAAAGAAATGTTCCCGCCATTGAGATTTTCTACTGCCTCCATACTCGTTTATCTACATTTTAAAGGATTGTGTTTGTACACCAGTACAAGAAAACTTCATAAGGAGGGTAAATGATGAgatattttaaatagtaaatgGAGTTCACTGATCAGAGATTGGAATTGGGAGGGAAGATGGCTAAAGAGAAACCACACATTTCTAAGCCCTTGGGGTGAGTTTAGATCCTCATTAGTCTCAGGGAAAATGGGGATATTTGTAACTTGATTACTAAATGAGTTGTAAAAATAGACTTCCTGCTGCCTTTGAATGTGTTCTAAATGATAAATCTTCAATCTCTGAAAGCATGTGCGTAAGTGCCTTCCTTTTGTAATGTGGAAGTTTTAAGAAGGAACTACAGTAATCAGCTGAGTTTAaaccaaaaactgaaaagaactgGCTTAGTAACAAGAGGCTTGCTAGTTTAAGAAGAGGCAGTAAATGAGAGTCAAGATTATGAGTCTGCTCAACTCCTACCAGCAACATTTCAGTTTACCCAAAGCTGCTAGCAGTGTTATACATAATTTTCTGCATATTTAAATATGGAGCATGGGGATGGGACAAGTCAGTCACACCATCTTCAGGGCTGCACAAAAAGATACAAACATGATCTGTACCATAAACTGAGTCAGATGGTGGTTCTCGTAAATTAGAATCATCTTGGATAAGTCAGCAATAGTTTACCTATATTCAAAATGGAAAATCTGAGTGTAATTacttaaaatttggaaataaaatgtagATATTCCCCTATATTAAAGCATTAAGGCTTTTATATCTGTTTCATGACATTTTCAATATCAGAAACACTGAGTGGAACTTTTGACATGATCTGTTTCTGCAATTTCAGGGAAATTACCAAAGTAGTATCACAAGGGACATGAATGGGTAGTGGTTTCAAGTCTACTTGAGTCAGAGGTGAAGTGCTAGGCATTATACCTTAACGATAAAACtagggctaggtgcagtggctgattgatgcctataatcccagcacttcggaaggccaaggctggaggatcacttgagcccaggagttcaagagcagcctgggtaacagggagaccctgtctctagaaagcTAAAATTTCAAAAAGGATTGAGGGAATACTTGATAACTCGTAGATTTGGCTAATGCCCAACATGTGTAAATTAGCCAGATTTATTAGGTGACAAGAGAATGTGATCATAGAGATAACAAATAGCAATGCCTATTGAAAAATTA
This is a stretch of genomic DNA from Macaca nemestrina isolate mMacNem1 chromosome 19, mMacNem.hap1, whole genome shotgun sequence. It encodes these proteins:
- the LOC105489420 gene encoding RNA-binding E3 ubiquitin-protein ligase MEX3C, whose amino-acid sequence is MPSGSSAALALAAAPAPLPQPPPPPPPPPPPLPPPSGGPELEGDGLLLRERLAALGLDDPSPADPGAPALRAVAAAAQGQARRAAGLSPEERAPPGRPGAPEAAELELEEDEEEGEEAELDGDLLEEEELEEAEEEDRSSLLLLSPPAATASQTQPIPGGSLGSVLLPAAGFDAREAAAAAAAAGVLYGGDDAQGMMAAMLSHAYGPGGCGAAAAALNGEQAALLRRKSVNTTECVPVPSSEHVAEIVGRQGCKIKALRAKTNTYIKTPVRGEEPIFVVTGRKEDVAMAKREILSAAEHFSMIRASRNKNGPALGGLSCSPNLPGQTTVQVRVPYRVVGLVVGPKGATIKRIQQQTHTYIVTPSRDKEPVFEVTGMPENVDRAREEIEMHIAMRTGNYIELNEENDFHYNGTDVSFEGGTLGSAWLSSNPVPPSRARMISNYRNDSSSSLGSGSTDSYFGSNRLADFSPTSPFSTGNFWFGDTLPSVGSEELAVDSPAFDSLPTSAQTIWTPFEPVNPLSGFGSDPSGNMKTQRRGSQPSTPRLSPTFPESIEHPLARRVRSDPPSTGNHVGLPIYIPAFSNGTNSYSSSNGGSTSSSPPESRRKHDCVICFENEVIAALVPCGHNLFCMECANKICEKRTPSCPVCQTAVTQAIQIHS